From the genome of Triticum aestivum cultivar Chinese Spring chromosome 3B, IWGSC CS RefSeq v2.1, whole genome shotgun sequence, one region includes:
- the LOC123070525 gene encoding LEAF RUST 10 DISEASE-RESISTANCEUS RECEPTOR-LIKE PROTEIN KINASE-like 1.2 isoform X1 gives MIIYRPRAYSTGAATKKNPLSSRDSATGRRLYTAAAKLARRNCHTGVPSTVTVPYVLHCPPNRPTPSPEPRHAQRTAYNQEAGNQPRRNRPSSSQPAMPPLYRHHHGHVIVLLVVLFAAASHGAPAGGAYDGPTCQFEPSTCGDLTVQYPFRLYNGTEDALPAYGEPQSSYCGYPGLAILCDDDKPTLLLGGHDYTVSGINYTSLTVSLADADALGDDTCPMIDHNVTVPKQFHLPTSTVAYLFFFLNCTFLPDADVIPRPLRKPPSIKPVTCRGSGEEPAMSFVLPEREIPPKEWWQACRSVYAAPVLKDALPADATDPGWREDGYAKALRGGFQVGWDRSSGPCGQCEQSGGRCGYNRTAGFLGCFCADADGALVAGNAAGCSKISDTTAPLPGSKSRNKMVIPGVVAGVAAGLLALAVIAFLFIRKRRQRKVVNSSSKLLKYRYSGSGGTPTRSRGGDMESGSSQDMGNRFSYEELEEATDSFNENRELGDGGFGTVYKGYLGDGRVVAVKRLYNNSYRRVEQFVNEAAILARLRHPNLVMFYGCTSKESRELLLVYEFVQNGTVADHLHGPRAAERALPWPLRLSIAVESAAALTYLHAIEPPIVHRDVKTNNILLDTDFHVKVADFGLSRLFPLDATHVSTAPQGTPGYVDPEYHQCYQLTDKSDVYSFGVVLVELISSKPAVDITRQRNEINLAGMAISKIQKCRLEELVDVELGYESDPAARKMMTMVAELAFRCLQQNGEMRPPIREVLDVLRAIQDECLGHKDGGGKGKKDFAEPISPNTVHAPWDSRTTTPNTSQ, from the exons ATGATAATATATAGACCACGAGCATACTCCACAGGTGCGGCAACAAAAAAGAACCCACTGTCGAGTCGCGACTCAGCTACGGGGAGGAGACTTTACACAGCTGCGGCAAAGCTGGCGCGTCGCAACTGCCACACAGGCGTCCCATCAACTGTCACGGTGCCGTACGTCCTGCACTGCCCACCCAACCGGCCAACCCCCTCACCCGAACCCCGCCATGCTCAGCGCACGGCTTATAACCAGGAGGCAGGCAACCAACCGCGCAGAAACCGGCCTAGCTCGAGCCAACCAGCCATGCCTCCCCTCTACCGCCACCATCACGGCCATGTCATCGTCCTGCTCGTCGTCCTCTTCGCTGCCGCTTCCCATGGCGCTCCAGCCGGTGGCGCTTACGACGGCCCGACGTGCCAGTTCGAGCCTTCCACCTGCGGCGATCTCACTGTCCAGTACCCGTTCCGTCTTTACAACGGGACAGAGGATGCACTGCCGGCGTACGGCGAGCCTCAGTCGTCGTACTGCGGCTACCCCGGCCTGGCCATCCTCTGCGACGACGACAAGCCCACCCTCCTCCTCGGGGGCCACGACTACACGGTCTCGGGCATCAACTACACCAGCCTCACCGTGTCCCTCGCCGATGCCGATGCCCTCGGCGACGACACCTGCCCCATGATCGATCACAACGTCACCGTCCCGAAGCAGTTCCATCTGCCCACCTCCACCGTCgcctacctcttcttcttcctcaactgcACCTTCCTGCCGGACGCCGATGTCATTCCCAGGCCATTGCGCAAGCCGCCGAGCATCAAGCCGGTCACCTGCAGGGGCTCCGGAGAAGAGCCCGCCATGTCCTTCGTGCTGCCGGAGCGCGAGATCCCTCCCAAGGAATGGTGGCAGGCGTGCCGGTCAGTCTACGCAGCCCCGGTGCTCAAGGACGCCCTCCCGGCCGACGCCACGGACCCCGGATGGAGGGAAGACGGGTACGCGAAGGCTCTCCGCGGCGGGTTCCAGGTGGGCTGGGACCGGAGCTCCGGCCCGTGCGGCCAGTGCGAGCAATCCGGCGGCAGGTGCGGCTACAACCGCACCGCCGGGTTCCTGGGCTGCTTCTGCGCCGACGCCGATGGCGCCCTGGTAGCGGGCAACGCCGCCGGCTGCAGCAAGATATCTGACACCACAGCGCCATTGCCCG GATCGAAGAGCAGAAATAAGATGGTTATACCAG GTGTAGTGGCCGGTGTTGCCGCAGGCTTGCTTGCTCTTGCCGTGATAGCTTTTTTGTTCATTCGCAAGAGAAGGCAGAGGAAGGTTGTGAACTCGTCGTCGAAGCTCCTCAAGTACAGGTACAGCGGCTCCGGCGGGACCCCGACGCGCTCCAGGGGCGGCGACATGGAGTCCGGCAGCAGCCAGGACATGGGCAACCGGTTCAGCTACGAGGAGCTCGAGGAGGCCACCGATTCCTTCAACGAGAACAgagagctcggcgacggcggcttTGGCACCGTCTACAAAG GGTACCTTGGGGACGGGCGGGTGGTGGCGGTGAAGCGGCTGTACAACAACAGCTACCGGCGCGTGGAGCAGTTCGTGAACGAGGCGGCGATCCTGGCCCGGCTGCGGCACCCGAACCTGGTCATGTTCTACGGCTGCACCTCCAAGGAGAGCCGCGAGCTGCTCCTGGTCTACGAGTTCGTCCAGAACGGGACGGTGGCCGACCACCTGCACGGGCCCCGCGCGGCGGAGCGCGCCCTGCCGTGGCCGCTCCGCCTCAGCATCGCCGTGGAGTCCGCGGCGGCGCTGACCTACCTCCACGCCATTGAGCCGCCCATCGTGCACCGCGACGTCAAGACAAACAACATCCTCCTGGACACCGACTTCCACGTCAAGGTCGCCGACTTCGGCCTCTCCCGCCTCTTCCCGCTCGACGCCACGCACGTCTCCACCGCCCCCCAGGGCACCCCAGG GTACGTGGACCCGGAGTACCACCAGTGCTACCAGCTGACGGACAAgagcgacgtgtacagcttcggcgtgGTGCTGGTGGAGCTCATCTCGTCCAAGCCCGCCGTGGACATCACCCGGCAGAGGAACGAGATCAACCTGGCCGGCATGGCCATCAGCAAGATCCAGaagtgccggctggaggagctggtggACGTGGAGCTGGGATACGAGTCGGACCCGGCGGCGAGGAAGATGATGACCATGGTGGCGGAGCTGGCGTTCCGGTGCCTGCAGCAGAACGGCGAGATGCGCCCGCCGATAAGGGAGGTGCTGGACGTGCTCAGGGCCATCCAGGATGAGTGCCTGGGTCACAAAGACGGTGGAGGCAAAGGCAAGAAGGACTTTGCCGAGCCCATCTCCCCCAACACGGTGCACGCTCCCTGGGACAGCAGGACCACCACCCCTAACACCAGCCAGTAG